Part of the Lolium rigidum isolate FL_2022 chromosome 6, APGP_CSIRO_Lrig_0.1, whole genome shotgun sequence genome, TTCTGCGGGACTCCAGTCAAGACCAAGCTCAGCTCCGGTTTGAACCGGTCGGTCCGGTCCCAGGCTCGGTCTGACCAGACCTGCGCCGgacggcccggtccctggcccggttgaccgggctgctcGAGAAaactgctgaggtggcaagtcatcaacggccatatttcaagtgacactatatataccccttctcctacctctgaatgggtaggcactacactacaagttgttcttgagctctccctcttatactccattgctagaaacaccaaaagcctcagatctccctcctcctccacccaaactcaaatccctccggggaaaagatagaggagggcccgatctaccgttctaccaagccaaatctcattcccccttgtattcatcaataaacttgctctctagggttccttggaaaccctaggcgggcaagagtggtccggaagcatctgggctgtggatttgctcttgacaagattgtgaaggtttggaggctacctcaaagtctaccacaagtgagagagctattccttcgtgggataggctccggagaatagggtgagccttcgtggcgttgggtaatccttcgtgggacctccacccctccaaacgtgacgtaccttcttgcaaaggaagggaacacgggaataaaccctcgtctccgcgtgctatcggttatctctaaccgaactccttacttgtgatataatttcctgtgagagccttcgtgcttgagttacttgtattgtcatataggttgtctcacctagtttgcattaggctcatctctatattccgcaaagcctaatattgcaaagaaagaattaaaatttgtagaaacctattcacccccctctaggtttaccatctctgatctTTCAGGGGTCAACCAAGGAGAGGGCCTTCATGTTGCTATCTTTCATCATGCTATAAGAATGAGTAGAACAACTCACCTTATAAGTTGGTGCTACTCATCCTTCGGTGTCACTATATATATGCGATTAAACTCATCATACCTGCTATGCAAGTCAAATAAGCATTTGAGATTTCACTATCTTATAGTAGATTATATGGTCAGTGTATCATAAGACTAGTGGACCTGATAGTTTCTAACAATTAGGTTTCGGTATCTGCATGGGATTAGCATTAATTAAAACTAGATGgtagcccgcgcgttgctgcgggattTGTCCGTATGCAATTCAAATTTACGAAAGTGAAAATCAGATCATACTAATAAGATAGACGTTTGTTGTTGCATATGTAGTGATTGTACAAAACTATGACTACCAATTCTCATTATAGTGTAAGAAATATTTGTATTCCATATACAGCTATTATGTTGATGCACTACACTGATATTTTCATTTACATAATAGATAGATAACTTATTTGAGAAGATAAGTTAACCAGTTAAAGATCATTGGAAAGAAAGCCACTCAATGTGCTTTAATAGCTCCACCAACCTTTGATGCCACCTGCAAAATTATTATAACTGCAAATACTCATAGAAGATGACTGAATCATAGCACACTGTGGTAATTGGACAGGGGCAAAGCCAATAGTTAATCCCACATTTTACATCCAAACAATATAGCACTATGGTTAGAAAACATAGTGTTGCTTGCTTTCAGATCGAGCTTACCAAATTGGTTTCAGTCTATACCTCACCAATGCAAAATCTTGACTATTGTAAGTCGATTCAGTAGTATATTGTCAGAATTAGTACCAAGAAGTAACCATGTACGGAATTGGCAGGGTATAATATAATACCTGCATGTAAATCAAATATTTCTTAAATACCTCTAAAGTCTTGTAGGAAATGGTTTTTCTATGAGCTTGAAGAGACATATGAGataaatatttaaaaataaaacTGCAAACAAACTGCTGTCTTGAACCCTTAACTCGAAGGACACATACTGATATATAAGCTGCCTACTTTAATTCGAAGTGCGGACATGTAGCAGTCAAATAACTTGCCTATATAGTCTTGGTTTAAGTTTGGGAGCATCTACCGTTAACAGATGGCTGTGTGCAAGACAAACTTTATGCAAGTTTGTAGGTCTCACAGAAAGCAGGGATcctaaaaaatcagaaaagaaaCACATACATCTTTGAGCAATATATCAAATGATTATGAGAGACAGAAAGACAATGAAGTTGTTGCTGTTAGATCTAAAGGCAAAGGCAACTTCAATCTGCACATGACAACTTCATTATACGGAATGGACATCCTTTGAGAAAGAATGGTTTACCTGGGCACTAATGCCGCCGCTGGCTTCACCCCAACAACTTCATGAGCGACACTTCTATCAAGAGAAGACTCATATTTGTATACTAATACTAAGGTTTGGCTGCACGGATTCACTTAAGCCGATGGGAATCCAGACTTTATCTACCTGCAAAGGGAATTGCAATGGATGGAACATACTCACAATAAATATGGCAAAGCGCCAAAGCCTAACTCCAGAATAGCAGCCGTAGAGCAAAGAAGTTAAGAGGAGGATGGGATTCGGGAAATCTGGTCTAGACTAACCTGTTTTTGGTGATGGGATTGAAACGGCACCAGACCACGCCCAAGTCTACAGATTCGTCCACCAGACGTGCGCACACGATGAGCATGGATGACCTGGTACGATGTGGATAGATATGTTATACAGAAGATGGGGAATAGGGAGGAGATGTCTCACCGTCGGCGATTGCGATTTCGATCTAACAACAGACTAACGCGTGTGAATGGGCATGGCAATGCTGCGTGGTGCCCTTCGTCTTGGCCTGGAGATGATGGCTGAAGAGCACCAGATGAGAGTATTATAGGCAGCCGCCTGCTCGCCTTTTTTTTTAGCGAAGCCCGCTCGGCTGCCTCCTCTAACGGGGAAGTTTCAGGCGCTGATGAATGCTATGCGTGATGGCAATTTCATAAGCATTTGTGAGAGGGCATGTCAAGCGGCAGCGGCCGGAGAGCACCAGGAAGACGAACGGCGGACATTTTTTCGTGGGGTCTGGCTTCCGCTCCTGCCGTGGGTCTGGCGACGAAGCTGCTCTCGTTCGGCTCCTGCCATGTCGGTCTGGACAGAAAAAACATGGGCTACGCCCGGGAACAATGAGGGGAAGGCTAAAATTCTTAATGAGGTGATGTGGCTCGCTGTGAGACCAGCAAAATGGAACCATCTATTAAAAAAGAGAAGATTGGTGATATCAATGAAGAGAGTATAATGAAGAGAGTATGATTCATGCTAAGCAATGGCCGACGGTATTCTTTTGGGTCCAAATCTGGCCCTTGAGCAAAATTATTTAACTCATTTGCTCCGCGGGTGAAACCATTTTGAAATTTGGCCATGGCACCAACGAGGATGGAGCCGAAGTTGTGAATTACACGGCGCCAAGGAATTCCGGCAGGAAATTGCTCAATGGGTTTGACACCAATGTGTTTGGTGCAAACCTAGTTTCGGTGCTGTCTGCTTTGGCGCCGACCATCCCTAAGATCGGCATGCACTATTTGGGTTTCATCCACGCTAGCGCTAAACTCAACGCTAGATTTGGAAATAGTTTCTACGAGGGCAGATACCAATAGTTTCTCCCAAGGAGGCCAGatatatccaaaaaaaaaaaaaacaccgacGGAGACGAGCGTCACGCTACTTCGTATATGAAAATGATACTATATACATCTATCGCCATTCCAGCTAAAGGCTCGACATGGGGGCGTTGGGCGGCACCGAATACGTATAGTATATAGACACAGGTTCCATTAAATGTGTTGCTCCATAATTGTTTTTCGTGCATCAGCATCTGCATGGAGGCATATCCACCTTGCATCGACCGAGTGTTGGTTTCCAGCGAAGCACATAGTATTTCCGCATGCAAACGACCGCACCGCGCATCCCATAGCTCGGTGCAGGTGCACTGCCCCAACGTGGCGCCCCGCGCCCTCTCCACGCACACACACGCGCACGCTCCATAAGACGTCGGCTGAATGTGCACGCACACACGCGCACGCTCCATGCCCAGTTCTATCTCGAGGAACCAAGCACAACGACAGTGAAGTGAACGTATGGCCAAGGTATAGAGCTAGTAGAATTCGTCCTAGTTCTATCTTCTCTTCCGCCAAGTGTGTTTTCTTGAATTCGTCGTAAATCTTATGCTATTATTGCCCTGTGGCAGGGGACGgcgaagaagacggcggcggccggcgatggcAGGAGCAAGGAAGGTGTCGTGGAGAAGGTAGACGGcatggcgccggtgaagggtggcggtggcggtgacctgGCGAACGAGGTGGTGGTAAGCGTGCCGGTCCACTGCGAGGGCTGCGCCAGGAAGATGCGACGGTCTCTGCTGCGCACCGAGGGTACGTGCTATGGAGTGGATATGCATCCGAATAGCTCTGTATAACTGCTAAGAAATCTTTCTTTCAACTAATTAGTTCGTGAAATAAAGGGTTTGAGGAGGTGATCGTCAATAACTCGACCAACACGGTCGTCGTGACTGGCCAGAAGGCGCTGGAGGATCCGATGATGGTGGTCGAGAGGGTcgagaggaggacgaggaagaagGCGCTGCTTCTCAGCCCATCGCCGGCCAAATTGCCGCCACCATCAGCAGTGAAAAATAAGgatacgaagaaagaggccgcaaaGGCAGACATGAAAAATGATGTAACGGAGCTGGATATGGTATTTTTACTAAATCATTAGTACTTGTTGCTATTTCATATTAAGATCACTCTTAATTAATTCATTACCGTTTTGTTCTTACCTTACTACGTACCTATGTTGATATTTGGTTTAAAGCAACATCTTTTTTATACGAACTATATATGATTGTGGACCAGAAAATGGGTGTAGTGATGAAGATAGAAATGCATTGTGAAGCTTGCAGCGAGGAGATGAAAAGGAGGatcctcaacataaaaggtactaTCTCTGCATGTTAATAAATGTATGTGGAATTGTGGATAAACcactcatttttttttttgaactccaTATATATATGGTTGCAAACTGATAATCAGGAGTGGAGGAAGCGGTGCCACACATGAAATCTTCAGAGCTGATGGTGAAAGGGGCAGTCGAGCCAGCAACCCTGGTAGGATTCATCCACAAGTGCACGGGAAAGAAAGCTGCCATTATCAGGGCAGAGCCTCTGGATCTGCCGCCAGCATCAGCAATGACCGCGCCGATGGGCGAGAAAACAACAGCGGATGCTAATGCAAAGCAGCAAGAACCATCTGACAATCTGAAAGAGAAAAATGAAGGAGTAAAAGAGGAGACCAAACAAGAGGAGGTAAAAGGGGGAGGAGGTGAAGGGCAGGTGCAAAATGTCGACGAGAAGACCAAAACTGAGATACAAGACAAAGGGGATGGAGATGGAGTTGAGAAGGAAAAAACCCAAGTGCATATGCCAAGTGATGGGATCGATGGATTTGTAGAGGAGAAGAACCAAATGAAGGATCACCAGTTTAAACTGCCTGTGCAGGATGCGGTTGTTGCGGTAGCGCCCGAGGCTGGCCTCTATGAATACTACTACCACCCACCCTATGCTTACGCATACCCACAATATGCGTATCAGCAGTATCAGTACCCATATGCTGGCCATCCTGCGGCAATGTATCGGCCGTATCCGCACTACCCACCGGCACCGCAGACACTCAGCGATGAGAACCCAGAAGCATGCACCATCATGTAATGAACTGCCCGTAGCTTCCATGTTATAAATGATAGTAATACatggagcggtaaaactagtaatATGTGAAATAAAACATCCGGCTGCTGCAGTGTATAATTAATCAAAATATTATATATATTAATGGTGTATATACTATTACAGTATATGTGGACTACCTGCTTTTTTTGTTATTAGTTTAGATTTTTGGTTTGAATGAAATTTGACATTATATGTTTTATTGAAAAGAGGGCAAAAGCCTTGCCCTATTCCATTCCTTTAATCAAGAAAGTGtttacaaaaacaaaagcaaatacATCATGACTACTCTCGCGACATCAAATAGTTCAAACGGGCTATCCAATCCTTTTATATATACGGTGCTAGGGCTGGGAAGTGGGTCCAAAAGAAGGTTGATTAGGGGTTTGTGACATAAGCGGACCCAGGAAAAATTTGAAGCCTGGGCAAATAGGCTTAGTATGATAATTTTGTATCAAATACATGTAAAATAGGGACGAAAATAAGCCTGTCGACCGGCCGGAAGCCTGGGCGGCTGCCCGGGCAGGAGGGATGCTAGGTCCGCCTATGGTTTGTGATCAAGGCTCCCTCATGAGGGGAATGTGGTATACCACATCCCCTTCCATTTCTCTAGGTTAGTTAGACTAGAACAATTCCAACACTAAGATCATCTCCATCCCTACCATTTAGAATTAGGATCTATGATTAATAAGCATCTTTTCTTTACATTGGCGTTATATCCTGTGAATCCCGTTAGCTTCGTGTATCAGCGCATAGACAACTACTTGACCAGCTGATCCACATTTAATGCCAATGATCCGAAGTAGGGTGAAATTACAGACATGTGCTTGCAGTATACCTATGTTTTCCTAGGTAATTTGCCAAATGACCATGTTACTCAAATTCCATAGACCGATCGCCCACAATTCCAATCGACTAGTGTGATCTGTAACGAGACCTTAACACGGCATTGACGGTGATTTATGTTGTTTCGATTCAACATATTCCTAAAGTACACATACATATTACCTCAAGTTCTAAACTCTACGTTTAGAATCAAATAAGGATTCATCGAGTCAATATGGGCTGGCATAGATACTGCACATCCTCACTTTAGGTGGATATGGAAAAAATAACGGTAATCAGCAAAAACATAAGTTCTTTTTATATTCGTTACTCCATGACAAACTGAATTCAGATGGGTGTGATTCTAACTAAAGACAACCTTGTAAAATGCAACTGGTACGGCTGTAAGAAATGTGTTTTTTTTATCAtgaagatgagacaataaaaaACCTTTTCTTCAACTGTtggtttgctagatctatatggtcaatcattcagatgggttctaccttatacccatcttgtagcattgcaaatatttttagcAATTGGCTAAATAGGGTGGATCCTAGGTATAAAACGCTAATCAGAGTGGACGCGATTACATGCTGacgtatggtcgctttggctatgtagaaatgataatatttttaatgataagaattcTTCTCttgtgcaggtcatctaccgatgtacggctttgctccgtttaTGGTCGCCACTTCAACGATTGGAGGATCGAGACCTCTTGAAGGAGGTGTCTACATGGTTGGAGAATGCGGTCAAGGAGTTTATTTTCCAACATGGGTGACTGCATAATAGACGGATTGAAGCCAATAAAGCTTAGTCTAGTTGGCtctttttgtctttctttatAAGTGATTTTTGTTTCAGACTTGATACTCGAACGGCTGTGTGCTAGGTGTAATGCTTAATTTTTTTTGAGTAGTATCGAAAAATGACAAAGTGAATACAAGAGACTTGTTACACCTTGGAGTGTGATCAGCTAGAAACTTTCATCCATCTTTTTAGGAATTGGCCCTTTGCTTGGGTATGCTGGGATATTTCTAATTCTCACATTTGATTTGCATCGAATATCGTGAACTTTGAAAAGGGGGTTGTATTGAAGTACACCACTTCTGCCAGGTAAATGTCAATTTGCTAGATTCTTTCTCTTGCTTAATTCAGGATATCCGAACTGCAGGGTCCAAGGCACATGGGTGTGAAGATTCATGCCGTCATATTCCAAGCTGATCTCAAACGCCTCCATCTGATCCAAAATAGCAGGCTTTGGCGAGCAATTTATTGTTTCCGTCCTGTCACGGTGGCACAACCGATATGGAAAATATGGAGAAAGCGAAATGTAAAAGCCTTGTTCAGTCAAAACCGGTGCAGAGCCAAACCAAAAGATTACATAGCAAAGAATATTCCAAACTAGTCCCATAGGAATCATAGATTATATTACTGGGGATGTAAATGTTCTGAACGCCATGCCCATACTAACTACTATCCTCAACATAAGTAATATCGCCCGTACATAGCGCACGCCGTTTCCAAGGCCATGGCAGGATTCTCTTCGTCACATCCATCTCATCGACTGAATTTTACACTCTGCATGATGCTATAAAAAGGCGAGAACTAAAGCGGTAACTCTCATCAGCATCGCACTCACCTAAGCATAAGCTTCTACTGCATCTATCTAGCGTCGTCGTAGTATCTGCAATGGCCAACCACGCAGCTGCCGCTCTCCTGATGGCGTCACTTCTCGTAGCGGTGACCCTCGCCGATGCCAGGATCACCTTGCAGGTGCAGGGTGGCAGCATGAAGGAAGGTAACGTGGCGATGACGTTCGTGAAGACGGTGCCGGCGTTGACATGCACCAAGGTGCGCGGGTTCCAGGCGGGCGATACCTGCTTCGACGTCGCGGTGGGTGCCGGCTTGACCCAGGCTCAGTTTCTCAGCTTCAACCCAAACCTCAACTGCCTCAAGGTTTTCGTTGGCCAGTGGGTCTGCCTCCACGCCTCCTCTGCCTGATAGCCATGCAGTGGGGCTAGCTGCAGCCTGCCTGCATCGATCCTTGCTAAATACTTATAACATTATAAATAAGGAGACGGTCTGCCGTATACCTCCACCAGTCCTACCTATTTGTGCTTCCCTCGCAAAATGAGGTGCTTGCGTGTTGTCTGGAGTAGTCCGATCGTGTCTGTCTTCGTAGCAGCTTTGGCTTGAAAGTTATTTTAGTTGGTTGTGCTTGATTCAGTGTTCTTCTATGCCATTTTTTTCTTGAAACTTGTTCGACTATTGTGGAAAATGTGGCTATCTCCAAATTACCATTGCAACAGGTAAGTTTGCATTCAGGAGCGCCTGATGACCAGACGACCGAACATCCATTGGATCAAGCCACGCCGAGCACCATCAGATCAACTTACCCTTGGCGAAACCGAGTTAGACCATCCAGAGCCACATGCTATATGAAGCCCACCAAGATTGCAACGTATTTTATCCTACGTAATATGAAGTGCTCTTTACACGCGAATGAAAATTGTCAAGAAAACCATAACAAGAGTCCTCTAACACCTGCTCCTTGTTAACTTCACAACTTCACCAAAACACAAGAAATTGCACAACGCAACAAAAAATCAAGCACCGCAATATGGAACAAACTTAGGTGAAACATATGAAGTTGCATACGACAATACACTATAACACAAAGAAAGTGAGCATCTCAACTTGTTCTAAACTTGGTGAAATAAACTAAATTGCACATCACCACAAAAAAGAAATGTTATCActcacacacaaacacacacacaaccaAATGCATAGCCTCAAACAACTATTAATTTTAAGCCAAAGGGGTGGAGAGCCCATGCAAAGACTACACCAGTACACCACCATCCATGTCGGGTAAACCTGCTCAAAATATGTATACACCACCATAATCATCTCGTGATGTTCTACTTGATGAAAAATAGACTATGAATGGAGCCACACACTAGCAGATACTGCAAGGGAAATCACTTTTTGGTACGAAACACCATGTCATTGCTACATTGCCATAGCGACCAAATCAAGGCTACGACTCCTGCCCAAGCAAGGATTGCCTCGTAGGCATCTGAGAAATATTTTTTGAGACAGTACGTGAGATGGTACATATTATGAGAAGCCAACTGGATCTTTGACCATATATTAATAGCAAACTTGCGATTGTATGATCATGAAGGAAACACCAAAACTTTTTTCCTTTGAGAACAGTTGCAATTTGCAAGATTATTCTTAGTTATGACTGCACCTATTCGAATGTACCACTTGGAGATTTTAATTTTCATAGGCCCCTTCATTTTCCAAATTACTTTATTCTAATGCCCAGAACAGAGAATCCACCAAAAAAAATCCCCATTTGCATGTAAATTTCATCATAATTTGTTGTGCCTTACAAAAAAATATAACCATAGAGAACCGCCAATGGAGTCATTCAAACTAGCTTTGTGCATTGTATTTTCGTTTTGCTAACTAACTAGTACCTATTTTGTGTCTATATCATATTATGGATAATAAAAATAAGATTGTCATTACACACGTGGCCTTAGTCTATCACTCCGAAGTGTTGGAACATTCTCTTTAGGATCAACATAAACATCATCTAGCTATGACATAGAACTCATGTAAACTCTATAGAATTGGGCACTTATAGTTGCTTGAAGAAACCATTAGGTGATAAACCATGATAATGACTACGGGATATTTGATGGTCGGATAGTATCCAAGGAAGACGAACAACACTGAACACCCCCGGCACCGCCCCTGTGAGATGGCCATCGATGTTCCAGCCCCTTATCACAAATTAAGAATTGTAGTTTTGGTGGATAGGTGCCATCTTATTTAGTCCCTTGACGGTCTATCTATTCCTTTATACCAAGTGTTAGGGATAGAGACTGGAACGAAAAAGGGTGTTAGGAGCCTCCGATCAAAGCACCTTCGTGAGAGGGACATATTTAGACCATATCCCTGTCTGTTTCACTTGGTTTGTTAGCCGAGATCAATTCCAAGTTTCCAACACTAAGAGTATCTCCATCCTTATCATTTAGAAATTAGGATCCggaattaaaaaaaaaacccaGCTTTTTCTTTACATTGGCATCCTATATATATTGTGAATCATGGTAGCCTCATGTATTAGTGCATTTGCAACTACTTGAACTACCGATCCACATCTAATGCCAACTATCCAATTTAGTGGGAATTTAAAGATATGTGCCGACATCCTTCCTATGTTCTCCCAGGTAATTTTTCGGGACCATGTTCTCTAATTCCATAGACCGATGGCCCATAACTTCGATCAATGGGTGTGATCTGTAACATGACCTAGACTCGGCCGATGTTGTTTGATTCAACACATTAATCCCAAAGGACACATATATACATATATTACCTTAATATCTAAATTCTAGGATTAGGGTCAAATAAGGGGCTGGAGATTTTGGCCGCATGAGCTTAGAATCATGTAGACGTGGTGGCATTAACTGTTTAGGCCTAATACTTAAATTaaaggaaaattacacaaagtacATATTACTAAGCATCATTCCACTCATTCCAGAGGACCCTACGGAAATGGgtaaaacccctcttcttcaacggAGAAGGGATCCCATCGTTGGCTGAGAAAGGCGGACCGACAATAAATGCGTGGACTTTTTCCATTGAGGCAACTCAACTCAAATGGACATGCGGGTAGTGAGCAACTATAAGACAACATTTCTGTTGCTATTTCATCAGTAACATATTTGTGGTTGTTACCATTTGCAATGTGCATTTTGCTTGTACTTATCACATTTTCATATTTCACAACACATTTATATATTTTATGACATATTTACACATTCCGGCACATTTACACATCACAAGCAATATATCGACAACTTGAACTTCGTTCATAATATACACCACACATGCACAATGCACCATGTTACCAAATACATCATGAGATGGACACAGCTCTTAATACATAATATCCCAATGAAAGAAgtctaaaatttaaaatttgcaaATGAAGAAAAAAGTAGTACATTTCCTGGTTGCCGCCTTATTGGAAATTTATTCCAAAGACCCCCTCAATCTTTCCAGAGAGGGGTGTTTTCAAAGACTACATATCTTGTCGTTCGCGTGGCCATCGCTTCTTCCCTTTTTATACGGTGCCAATAAAATATGAAGTGACATAGGCTACCGAGAGAGAGAGACCCCGAGCAAACCTTTGGCCTAGTGAAATGTTAAATCTGCGAGATTCTTGCTCATGCATAATTCATGGTGTTGAAACTGCAGGATCCAAAGCATATCCAGCCTAACCAGCCTGGGGACTTAACTGCACCTACTGGATACAGTAATTAGATCCCATTTATCCATGCGTCATATGCCGTCATATTCCCAGCTGCTCAAACGCTTCTATCAGATCGAAAATAACAggccttctcttttcctcctagGACATACTTTTTGGGGAGCAATTTATGTTTCTGTCCTGTCATAGTGGCACAATCGGAAAGTATGGAGGAAAGCGAAATGTAAAAACCTTTGTTCAGTCAAAATAGGTGTAGAGCCAAaccgaaaaaaaaaacacaacaaaGAATATTCCAAACTAGTCTCATAGGAATCACAGATCAGATTACCTGGGAGTAAATGTTCTGAACGCCATGTCCATAGTAACTACTAACCTCAACATAAGCAATATCGCCGTACATAGCTCACGCCGTTTCCAAGGCCTTGGCCGGATTCTTTTCGTCACATCCATCTCATCGACTGAATTTTACACTCTTCAGTCTTCACCACGCTATAAAAAGGCGAGAGCTAAGCGGTAGCTCTCATCAGCATCGCACTCACCTAAGCATAAGCTTCTACTGCACCTATCTGCTGCATATCTTTCCTTTTCGCCTCGGCGTCTCATCTGCAATGGCCAACCACGCAGCCGCCGCTCTCCTGATCGCGTCACTTCTCGTGGCGGTGACCCTCGCCGACGCCAGGATCACCTTGCAGGTGCAGGGCGGCAGCATGAAGGAAGGT contains:
- the LOC124662002 gene encoding uncharacterized protein LOC124662002, whose amino-acid sequence is MANHAAAALLMASLLVAVTLADARITLQVQGGSMKEGNVAMTFVKTVPALTCTKVRGFQAGDTCFDVAVGAGLTQAQFLSFNPNLNCLKVFVGQWVCLHASSA
- the LOC124662859 gene encoding heavy metal-associated isoprenylated plant protein 7-like yields the protein MAKGTAKKTAAAGDGRSKEGVVEKVDGMAPVKGGGGGDLANEVVVSVPVHCEGCARKMRRSLLRTEGFEEVIVNNSTNTVVVTGQKALEDPMMVVERVERRTRKKALLLSPSPAKLPPPSAVKNKDTKKEAAKADMKNDVTELDMKMGVVMKIEMHCEACSEEMKRRILNIKGVEEAVPHMKSSELMVKGAVEPATLVGFIHKCTGKKAAIIRAEPLDLPPASAMTAPMGEKTTADANAKQQEPSDNLKEKNEGVKEETKQEEVKGGGGEGQVQNVDEKTKTEIQDKGDGDGVEKEKTQEKNQMKDHQFKLPVQDAVVAVAPEAGLYEYYYHPPYAYAYPQYAYQQYQYPYAGHPAAMYRPYPHYPPAPQTLSDENPEACTIM